A part of Saccharomyces cerevisiae S288C chromosome XIV, complete sequence genomic DNA contains:
- the FKH2 gene encoding forkhead family transcription factor FKH2 (Forkhead family transcription factor; rate-limiting activator of replication origins; evolutionarily conserved regulator of lifespan; binds multiple chromosomal elements with distinct specificities, cell cycle dynamics; positively regulates transcriptional elongation; facilitates clustering, activation of early-firing replication origins; negative role in chromatin silencing at HML and HMR; major role in expression of G2/M phase genes; relocalizes to cytosol under hypoxia), with product MSSSNFNEMNELNMTQTNYGSTKYTAQHHQGVINAIISSLTAPDQPTTVSLQYSNDKNMATEIQAYAKLSGPNWTYYVKDLEVSIGRNTDPLNSALQENSDGVKNSYRVNIDLGPAKVVSRKHAIIKYNMNIGGWELHILGRNGAKVNFQRTHNGPNNPPIRLSSGTLLDIGGTQMMFILPDSDPVVAPICIEHLMPNLINMFGLEGNNNPLLRDIIKQSNYAKQRQLTSNQQIKGFKLYGSGGNAPFGSGANLGPSEQGIFNNNNNSKNKNGYFTSINPNYTASTTTSNTINPQAASPQGPPNTIIAANFVDSYKSSNAYPQALDFTSDLSHDENRNVKPPHSYATMITQAILSSPEGVISLADIYKYISSNYAYYRFAKSGWQNSIRHNLSLNKAFEKVPRRPNEPGKGMKWRISESYQQEFLNKWNTGKVGKIRRGSSVARQLQLHMAKFNSLPMEMDYRLSLNMAQPPKRQLQSHNVLEPSNNNIIEGFVQHVPSKGNLPASQQSQPPVSHQNQSQQPPPQEQRQEIQFTFADTQNRNIALARPIKTPQLQAPNSNANLNQNNMKEYKESLHPPAISISQMNRQSPNNALVSFTNACANSKIINNISDSADKSTNNNGGTKMNLPAISTSSLDENGNLEPTTTTSSGNSNSVPQTGTTTSSLAANSLRLSQPYDTLLRSPTKAFHITAMEAYTPERGSANRARSPLHSNSNNTNNNGANNSNLQTSGMENKQTGLVLDSNVLKSMESNNDNRRLTPSTSKSQNVKSSPGVWNLLQFSSTNNTPAADSGGNKRGFSINPDIKAKENENATSEKDSDSNSNDLETKDINSSPLKNQGGSTANAKELILDTDGAKISIINN from the coding sequence ATGTCCAGCAGCAATTTTAACGAGATGAACGAACTAAATATGACTCAAACAAATTATGGCAGCACAAAATATACCGCTCAGCATCATCAAGGTGTAATAAATGCCATCATCTCTTCACTGACAGCCCCAGATCAGCCAACTACCGTATCATTACAATATTCCAACGACAAGAACATGGCGACGGAAATACAAGCTTATGCTAAACTCTCCGGACCAAACTGGACCTATTATGTGAAGGATTTGGAAGTTTCTATTGGTAGAAATACTGATCCCTTAAACAGTGCACTACAGGAAAATTCAGATGGTGTAAAAAACTCATATAGAGTGAATATTGATCTCGGACCTGCCAAAGTCGTTTCTAGAAAGCACGCCATAATAAAATACAACATGAATATCGGCGGTTGGGAATTGCACATATTGGGCCGTAACGGCGCTAAAGTAAACTTTCAAAGGACTCATAATGGACCCAACAATCCTCCCATTCGATTATCTTCCGGAACCCTGCTAGACATAGGAGGAACACAAATGATGTTTATCCTGCCCGACAGTGACCCGGTTGTTGCTCCTATTTGTATAGAACACCTGATGCCTAATTTAATAAACATGTTCGGATTGGAAGGCAACAACAACCCCCTGCTAAGAGACATTATAAAACAGTCTAATTATGCTAAGCAAAGGCAATTAACCTCTAATCAACAAATCAAAGGGTTTAAGCTTTATGGAAGTGGTGGCAATGCTCCTTTTGGTAGCGGAGCGAACTTGGGCCCTAGCGAACAAGGCATcttcaacaacaataataatagtaagAACAAGAATGGCTACTTTACGTCCATAAACCCAAACTATACAGCATCTACAACAACAAGCAATACCATCAATCCACAAGCGGCTTCTCCACAGGGTCCTCCAAATACCATCATCGCTGCAAATTTTGTAGATTCATACAAGTCATCAAATGCCTATCCTCAAGCTTTGGATTTTACTTCGGACCTATCCCATGACGAAAACAGGAACGTTAAACCACCTCATTCATACGCAACTATGATAACACAGGCCATACTGTCGTCGCCGGAGGGAGTTATTTCACTAGCCGATATCTACAAgtatatttcttccaattATGCATACTACAGGTTTGCTAAATCCGGTTGGCAAAACTCCATTAGGCATAATTTATCATTAAATAAGGCGTTTGAAAAGGTTCCGAGAAGACCCAATGAGCCGGGCAAAGGTATGAAATGGAGAATTAGCGAATCTTATCAGCAAGAATTTCTAAACAAGTGGAATACCGGAAAAGTGGGGAAAATCAGGCGGGGATCCTCAGTAGCAAGGCAACTACAGTTACATATGGCAAAATTCAACAGTTTACCCATGGAAATGGACTATAGGTTATCGCTTAACATGGCTCAACCCCCTAAACGACAACTACAATCTCACAATGTGCTAGAACCATCCAACAATAACATCATAGAAGGGTTCGTACAACATGTCCCATCCAAAGGTAACCTTCCTGCATCGCAACAATCACAGCCCCCTGTGTCACATCAAAATCAGTCACAGCAGCCGCCACCACAGGAACAACGTCAAGAGATTCAATTTACCTTCGCGGATACCCAAAATCGAAATATAGCGTTAGCAAGACCTATCAAGACGCCACAATTGCAAGCTCCCAATTCAAATGCTAACTTAAATCAAAACAATATGaaagaatacaaagagTCACTTCATCCGCCTGCAATATCAATATCACAAATGAATAGGCAATCTCCAAACAACGCTCTAGTCTCGTTCACTAATGCATGTGCTAATtccaaaataataaacaaCATCAGCGATAGCGCCGACAAATCGACAAACAATAACGGCGGTACCAAAATGAATCTACCCGCCATATCTACTTCTTCacttgatgaaaatggtaattTGGAGCCGACAACTACCACGTCTTCCGGTAATTCTAACTCAGTTCCGCAAACTGGAACAACAACTTCCTCATTGGCAGCGAACAGTCTACGCCTTTCTCAACCATATGACACGCTATTACGATCTCCTACTAAGGCATTTCATATTACTGCGATGGAAGCATATACACCAGAAAGAGGAAGCGCTAATAGGGCTAGGTCACCTCTTCATAGTAATAGCAACAATACTAATAATAACGGCGCAAATAATTCTAATTTACAGACTAGCGGAATGGAAAACAAACAAACAGGTCTAGTATTGGATTCTAATGTCTTGAAAAGCATGGAATCAAACAATGATAATAGACGGCTGACACCATCAACAAGTAAATCGCAGAATGTCAAAAGTTCTCCAGGTGTATGGAATTTATTGCAGTTTAGCTCAACAAACAACACTCCTGCCGCAGATAGCGGAGGCAACAAGAGAGGATTTTCCATAAATCCGGACATTAAAGCCAAAGAAAACGAGAATGCTACTTCAGAAAAAGATTCGGACTCTAACTCAAATGATCTGGAAACTAAAGATATTAATTCTTCacctttgaaaaaccaaGGTGGTAGCACCGCCAATGCCAAGGAACTAATACTAGATACGGATGGTGCAAAGATCAGTATTATCAACAACTAA
- a CDS encoding uncharacterized protein (hypothetical protein) has product MCKLMWCTGVVSKTALLTGNFFFSSSEFFFKATHRKSENYLNGRQT; this is encoded by the coding sequence ATGTGTAAACTCATGTGGTGCACTGGTGTTGTTTCCAAGACTGCACTATTAACtgggaatttttttttttcttctagtgaatttttttttaaagcgACGCACAGGAAAAGtgaaaattatttaaaCGGACGGCaaacatga
- the RPL9B gene encoding 60S ribosomal protein uL6 RPL9B (Ribosomal 60S subunit protein L9B; homologous to mammalian ribosomal protein L9 and bacterial L6; RPL9B has a paralog, RPL9A, that arose from a single-locus duplication): MKYIQTEQQIEIPEGVTVSIKSRIVKVVGPRGTLTKNLKHIDVTFTKVNNQLIKVAVHNGDRKHVAALRTVKSLVDNMITGVTKGYKYKMRYVYAHFPINVNIVEKDGAKFIEVRNFLGDKKIRNVPVRDGVTIEFSTNVKDEIVLSGNSVEDVSQNAADLQQICRVRNKDIRKFLDGIYVSHKGFIVEDM; encoded by the coding sequence ATGAAGTACATTCAAACCGAACAACAAATTGAAATCCCAGAAGGTGTTACTGTCAGCATTAAGTCCAGAATCGTCAAGGTTGTCGGTCCAAGAGGTACTTTGACCAAGAACTTGAAGCATATTGATGTTACCTTCACCAAGGTCAACAACCAATTGATCAAGGTTGCTGTTCACAACGGTGACAGAAAGCACGTTGCCGCTTTGAGAACCGTTAAATCTTTGGTTGACAACATGATCACTGGTGTCACCAAGGGTTACAAGTACAAGATGAGATACGTCTACGCGCATTTCCCAATCAACGTCAACATTGTTGAAAAGGATGGTGCTAAATTCATTGAAGTCAGAAACTTTTTGGGTGACAAGAAGATCAGAAACGTCCCAGTTAGAGATGGTGTTACTATCGAATTCTCTACTAACGTAAAGGACGAAATCGTCTTATCTGGTAACTCTGTTGAAGACGTTTCCCAAAATGCCGCTGacttgcaacaaatctgTCGTGTTAGAAACAAGGATATCCGTAAGTTTTTGGATGGTATCTACGTTTCCCACAAGGGTTTCATTGTCGAAGACATGTAA